Genomic segment of Ralstonia pickettii:
GGCCCAGTTGCCCGGGTTCATCTCCGCCTGATTCAGCGCCGACATCAGCAGCAAAACTGGCTATCGGTACGCCGCCGCACTGGCACTCTGAGAATGGCGGTCCCAAACCCACGAAAACTCGCTCCACGGTACCGCCAAGAACGCTTACACGACAAAGCCCCGCCATTGGCGGGGCTTTGTTCGAACCAGGCTCCGTTTGACCGGGGCGCTGGACTTGCTGGCGGAGCGCTGAGTCTGAGGCAGACTTATCTCTGCGCACTCCCCCGCTAACAAGGCAAATTGCAGGGAGTTTGGCGCTTTTCCTCCCCCTGATCGGGTCGTGCATCAGAGCTTGCACGGGCTGCCGGGAAATTACTGGGCGCGACGGCCACCTGGAAACAGGGAATAACAGGGAATGATGCGTTCAGTCATCACTCGACGCGTTGGATGCGCTCTTCCAACTGGGGCTTGAGACAGCCCAGCACGCCGCTCAGCCGTCCGGCATACCGACAGCTGCGGGCGCTTGACGACGCACCGACAAGCGATCCGAGGTCACCGCTACGTGACTTCCCCAACCCTATAGCCTGCTGAACGCGTTCCTCGCCGCCGTCATATCGCCACAGAAGCGCCTGCGCAGGGGGCGAGCAGAACCCTGTGACACGTAACGACCCGATGCGCTACGCTCAGCGCGCGATCATTGAAAGTTGTTTTTCCATTCGCGAAGCGCGGCAAAGACGTGCACATCGCCAAGACTGGCTGACGGCAACGGACTGAGCGACTGCCGCACGCTGGGTTCGCGCGAGCGAAGGAACGGGTTGATCTGACGCTCGAGCCCAAGGCGGCTCGGTAGCGTCGGCAATCCTTGCGCGCGCAACATCTCGCAATAGCGCACGTGGCGGGCCAGAGCTTCGTTAGATGGTTCGACCGTCTGCGCGAACCGCAGGTTGGCTAGCGTGTATTCATGCGCGGGACACACTTGCGTCTGCGCCGGCAAGGCCGCGAGCGTATCGAGAGATGCCAGCATCGGCTCCGGTGTGCCCTCGAACAACCTTCCACAGCCTCCCGAAAACAGCGTGTCCCCGCAAAACAAGAGCGGTCCATCGGGGCAGGCAGCACTGAAATAAGCGATGTGGCCGGCGGTATGTCCCGGCACATCGATCACCTCAAACTGCTGCTCCAAGACATCCACCCGATCGCCCTGCCTCAGCCGGCGCGCAGGCTCGGGAATCGGCTCGCCCGCCGGACCGTAGACAGCAGCACCGGTTTGCTGGCGCAGCGCCTGCACTCCGCCGACATGGTCGGAGTGATGGTGCGTCAGAAGTATTCCCTGCAGAACCAGACCGTGCTTCTGCAGATAGTCGAGCACTTGTGCAGACTCCCCAGGATCCACGACCCAAGCGTGTCGTTCATCATGCAATACCCAAATGTAGTTGTCAGCGAACGCCGGCAACGGTCGAAGTGTCAACATGGGGAGCCAGCCTTCAGGCAAATTCCAGCGCCGAGGGCGCCTCGGCTTGCGCGGCCTTGAGTTCATCGCTCGCCGACAGCGCGGCCAGTTGACCGACGACTGCGTATAGATAGAAGCGGTTGGGCTCTTCATTCGTAGTGCACAACGAGAGCGAGCGCGATTGCGAGGATTGGTCGACCGGCAGCATGGGCGAAAACACCGCCCCCGGCGCATTCAGATGCTCGTCCACGCCCTTGCCGGATTGGCCCGATAAAAACCGCCCACGACGTGCTGCCCGATCATGTAGACAACAGGTTCGGCTACGGCGCCGTGCAATCGCTCCCTCGACGGCACCCCTTCCTGGATGATGACGCGGCTAAGCGGCTGACTATCCTTGGTGACAGCCGAAAGCGGGCCCGAGAACGCGGTGAAGAGGTGAGGAATCATGGCGCGTTGCTTCCAATATCAGATCAGATCAGATCAGGCACGCTGAGCCATGCCCGCGCGATGGCACCGCTCAGCGATAGTGACCGAGGCGCTCAAGCACCTCGATCTTGTAGCCGTCCGGATCCTGGATGAAGAAGAAGCGGGCTAGCAACGCATCGTTTGCCTTGAATTCCTTGACCGCCAGCGGCTCGTAGCCCGCCCTGAGCAATTCGGCATGCTTGCTGGCCACATCGTCGACAACCACGGCCACATGGCCATAGCCGTCGCCGTGGGTGTAGGGCTCCTGGCGGCCCTTGTTCAAAGTCAGTTCCAGTTCAACATCGTTCTCTGCATTGCGCAGGTAGACGAGCCCGAAGTCCGGAAAATCGAGCGTATGCGAGGGCGTGAGGTCCAGTACCTCGCGGTAAAACTTCAGCGACGCGTCCAGGTCGCGCACGCGGATCATCGTATGGATGAGCTTGGCCATGTTTCAGTGGGTAGTCTGTAGTGTTCTCTTCTGCGGTGCCATCTGTGCCTGCATCACCCCCTCAGCCTGCCGTGCAGCTTCGAGCTGGTCGCATTTGCGACGAAGGTAGCGCAGGCAGGTCACCCGCAGGAAGGACGTGAAATTCTGAACGTCGCCCCTGTGATGCAGGATCTCGTCGTGAAACTGGACGATCAGCGCGTTGGTGGTCATGTTTTCATCCGCGGCGAGGATCGCCAAGGTATCCCAGACAAAGTTTTCCAGTCGGATGCTGGTGTGTACCCCATGAATGCGCACGGAGCGCGTACGCGACTCATAAAGAATGGGATCAGCGGTGACGAAGAATTCACACATCGCAGTCTCCTGCAGAGGGTCAACCGACGCTGCGGCACTCAGATCGAACGTTGCGACATCTGCTTGGCAATGTAGTCAGCCTGCCGGATAGCGAGCGTGACGATGGTCAATGTCGGGTTTTCCGAGCCGCCCGTGGTGAACTGGCTGCCGTCGCTGATGAACAGATTCGCGATGTCATGTGTCTGCCCCCATTTATTGCAGACGCCATCCTGCGGGCGGGCGCTCATGCGGGCGGTACCCAGATTATGGGTCGACGGATACGGCGGCGTGCGGAACGTCTTGATCGCTCCGACTGCGCCGTAGATGCGCTCGGCCTGGGTGTAGGCGTGTTTGCGCATGGCGATGTCGTTTTCGTGATCATCGAAGTGCACATTCGGCACGTAGTTGCCCCATTGATCCTTGACGTTCGTATTGAGCGTAACGCGGTTCGTCTCACGCGGCATGTCTTCACCGACGAGCCACATACCTGCCAAATTCGTATAGTGATCCATCCACCACGCGAAGTCGGAACCCCACCCTCCCGGATTCAGAAAGGCTGCCATGAACGGAATACCCAGCGACAGCGTTTCGAGTTCGTAACCGCCGACGAACCCACGACGGGTATCGTGGCGAGCCTCGTCACGCACAATGCCGGCCATGGTCGTGCCGCGGTACATGTGCACAGGCTCCTTGAATGCCGCATAAACCGACCCGGTCATATGGCGCATGTAATTGCGGCCGA
This window contains:
- the gloB gene encoding hydroxyacylglutathione hydrolase encodes the protein MLTLRPLPAFADNYIWVLHDERHAWVVDPGESAQVLDYLQKHGLVLQGILLTHHHSDHVGGVQALRQQTGAAVYGPAGEPIPEPARRLRQGDRVDVLEQQFEVIDVPGHTAGHIAYFSAACPDGPLLFCGDTLFSGGCGRLFEGTPEPMLASLDTLAALPAQTQVCPAHEYTLANLRFAQTVEPSNEALARHVRYCEMLRAQGLPTLPSRLGLERQINPFLRSREPSVRQSLSPLPSASLGDVHVFAALREWKNNFQ
- a CDS encoding VOC family protein translates to MAKLIHTMIRVRDLDASLKFYREVLDLTPSHTLDFPDFGLVYLRNAENDVELELTLNKGRQEPYTHGDGYGHVAVVVDDVASKHAELLRAGYEPLAVKEFKANDALLARFFFIQDPDGYKIEVLERLGHYR
- a CDS encoding ribbon-helix-helix domain-containing protein — encoded protein: MCEFFVTADPILYESRTRSVRIHGVHTSIRLENFVWDTLAILAADENMTTNALIVQFHDEILHHRGDVQNFTSFLRVTCLRYLRRKCDQLEAARQAEGVMQAQMAPQKRTLQTTH